A region of Pseudopipra pipra isolate bDixPip1 chromosome 10, bDixPip1.hap1, whole genome shotgun sequence DNA encodes the following proteins:
- the PHC3 gene encoding polyhomeotic-like protein 3 isoform X3, producing the protein MENEPNTTTCSAPTTTVATTSTSRTALPQISVYSGSDRHAVQVIQQALHRPPSSAAQYLQQMYAAQQQHLMLQTAALQQQHLSSTQFQSLATVPQINLSTSPTPAQIISRSQTSNTTSSSITQQTMLLGSTSPTLSASQAQMYLRAQMLIFTPATTVAAVQSDIPVVSSSSSSSCQSAATQVQNLTLRSQKLGVLSSSQNGPPKSSSQTQSLSLCPNKPVTISKGSQPDPSESNRKGESPTPECRSTPVTRTSSIHHLITPASYSPLQPHSLVKHQQIPLHSPPPKISHHQLILQQQQQVQPIALQTPSGQEPPPSQHCLPLPSHGLPPAPSSVPSHCSPIHIHPPPLTLSPSPSQSAQQSVVVSPPPSHSPSQSPTIIIHPQALIQSQANSLVPAALQPEPAAPPPAPSTPVRPVAQPLNLPPHLPLPPSPAVHIGAVEQPGLVSPGQQLVPSTPHQQYPALQSAPIPLAAPPQLSASSTQIQPLPLQSVQSLQVQPEILSQGQVLVQNTLVSEEELPAAEALVQLPFQTLPPPQTVAVNLQVQPSVPIETPVIYQVENVCEEEMPEDSDCVHMARTPTPPTLSPPAITLGNGEALNSDDPLSEHGGLPSVTSSVSASVIKSPSDPSHASIPPPPLLLPAATTRSNSTSMPNSIPSLENKPPQAIVKPQILTHVIEGFVIQEGLEPFPVSRSSLLVEQPAEKRLLVEGQIMSVVCVESDLQNTKHADNSSDTEIEDMIAEEGLDEIENELLKCEFCGKMGYPNKFLRSKRFCSTSCAKRHSLSCTKKFGLFTSDKTSRWNRKSDSQSLGRRGRRPSGPEGASREHFLRQLPITYPSAEEELAPHEDAVPTAMTTRLRRQSERERERELRELRIRKMPESIDLLPVVQTDPSVWTVDEVWAFIHSLPGCQDIADEFRAQEIDGQALLLLKEDHLMSAMNIKLGPALKICARINSLKES; encoded by the exons ATGGAGAATGAACCAAACACAACAACATGTTCTGCACCTACAACGACTGTCGccaccacctccacctcccGGACTGCGCTCCCACAGATCTCCGTCTACAGCGGCTCCGACAGACATGCTGTCCAG GTTATTCAGCAGGCCTTGCATCGTCCTCCTAGCTCAGCTGCTCAGTACCTCCAGCAGATGTATGCAGCCCAACAGCAGCATCTAATGCTGCagactgctgctctgcagcagcagcacttaaGCAGTACCCAATTTCAGAGTCTGGCAACTGTTCCACAG aTTAACCTCTCCACCTCTCCCACACCTGCACAGATAATAAGCCGTTCTCAGACCTCcaacaccaccagcagcagcatcacccaGCAGACGATGTTGCTGGGCAGCACCTCTCCCACCCTGAGTGCAAGCCAGGCTCAAATGTACCTACGAGCTCAGATG CTTATTTTTACTCCTGCGACCACTGTGGCTGCTGTCCAGTCTGACATTCCTGTTGTCTCATCATCCTCCTCATCTTCCTGTCAGTCTGCAGCTACTCAG GTTCAGAACTTGACGTTGCGCAGTCAGAAGCTGGGTGTGCTGTCAAGTTCCCAGAATGGCCCACCAAAGAGCAGCAGTCAAACCCAGTCATTGTCCCTGTGCCCGAATAAACCTGTCACCATTTCCAAGGGCAGCCAACCAGATCCCTCAGAAAGCAATAGGAAAGGCGAGAGCCCAACCCCGGAGTGCCGGAGCACGCCGGTCACACGGACATCCAGCATACACCACTTAATAACACCAG CTTCATATTCTCCATTGCAACCTCATTCTCTAGTAAAGCATCAGCAGATCCCACTTCATTCACCACCTCCAAAGATTTCCCATCATCAGCTGAtattgcagcagcagcagcaagtccaGCCGATCGCACTCCAGACTCCTTCGGGCCAGGAGCCGCCTCCATCCCAGCACTGTCTGCCCCTCCCGAGCCACGGGCTTCCTCCggctcccagcagtgtcccGTCCCACTGCTCGCCGATCCACATCCATCCTCCGCCTCTGACGCTctctcccagcccatcccagtcagcGCAGCAGTCGGTGGTGGTGTCCCCTCCGCCGTCGCACTCCCCGAGTCAGTCCCCCACCATAATTATTCACCCCCAAGCCCTTATCCAGTCCCAGGCGAACTCCCTGGTGCCGGCGGCGCTGCAGCCGGAGCCGGCGGCTCCTCCGCCCGCTCCCAGCACCCCGGTGCGCCCGGTGGCGCAGCCGCTCAACCTCCCGCCGCAcctcccgctgccgccctcgcCCGCCGTGCACATCGGGGCGGTGGAGCAGCCCGGCCTGGTGTCCCCGGGACAGCAGCTCGTGCCCTCCACGCCACACCAGCAATATCCCGCCCTGCAGTCCGCTCCCATCCCTCtggctgctcctccccagctctcgGCATCGTCCACCCAGATTCAGCCGCTGCCCTTGCAGTCTGTGCAGTCTTTACAAGTGCAGCCTGAAATTCTGTCCCAGGGGCAGGTTTTGGTTCAAAACACTTTGGTTTCTGAGGAAGAACTTCCTGCTGCAGAAGCTCTGGTCCAGCTGCCATTTCAAACTCTTCCACCACCACAGACTGTCGCAGTAAATCTGCAGGTCCAGCCATCGGTTCCCATTGAAACTCCAGTG ATTTACCAAGTGGAGAATGTGTGTGAAGAAGAGATGCCCGAGGACTCGGATTGTGTGCACATGGCGAGGACACCTACACCACCCACCTTGTCTCCACCAGCCATAACCTTGGGGAATGGAGAGGCCCTTAATTCAGATGATCCTTTGTCAG AACATGGGGGACTGCCTTCAGTGACATCATCAGTCAGTGCCTCAGTAATTAAATCTCCATCTGATCCTTCACATGCCTCTATTCCACCACCACCTCTTTTGCTTCCAGCAGCAACAACAAGGAGCAACAGCACCTCAATGCCCAACAGCATTCCTAGCCTAGAAAATAAACCTCCACAGGCTATTGTTAAACCCCAGATCCTGACCCATGTCATCGAAGGCTTTGTGATTCAGGAGGGGTTGGAGCCATTCCCT GTCAGTCGTTCATCTTTGCTGGTGGAACAGCCTGCAGAAAAAAGGTTGCTGGTGGAGGGTCAGATCATGAGTGTTGTGTGTGTGGAGTCAGACTTGCAGAACACGAAACATGCAGACAACTCATCGGACACAGAGATCGAGGATATGATTGCAGaag AGGGACTGGATGAAATCGAAAATGAACTTCTGAAGTGTGAATTTTGTGGGAAAATGGGATATCCCAATAAGTTTCTACGATCAAAAAGATTCTGCTCCACATCCTGTGCCAAAAG GCACAGCCTTAGTTgcactaagaaatttgggctgTTTACATCAGACAAGACCAGTCGTTGGAATCGGAAGTCAGATAGCCAAAGTCTTGGGCGACGCGGGCGTCGGCCGAGCGGCCCTGAGGGGGCGTCACGAGAGCATTTTCTTAGACAG CTTCCAATTACTTATCCATCTGCAGAAGAGGAGCTGGCTCCTCACGAAGACGCTGTTCCAACGGCCATGACCACGCGGCTGCGGAGGCAGAGTGAGAGGGAGAGGGAAcgggagctgagggagctgaggatCCGGAAAATGCCAGAGAGCATCGACCTGTTGCCAGTGGTGCAAACTGACCCCTCAGTGTGGACTGTGGATGAAGTTTGGGCCTTTATCCATTCTTTGCCTG GTTGTCAAGATATTGCAGATGAATTTAGAGCACAAGAAATTGATGGACAAGCTCTCCTTTTGTTGAAGGAGGATCACCTAATGAGTGCAATGAATATTAAGCTTGGACCTGCATTGAAAATCTGTGCACGTATCAATTCCTTGAAGGAATCCTAG
- the PHC3 gene encoding polyhomeotic-like protein 3 isoform X6: MENEPNTTTCSAPTTTVATTSTSRTALPQISVYSGSDRHAVQASLSGGRQCTSPPGSVTQQSSMSQTSIISRSQTSNTTSSSITQQTMLLGSTSPTLSASQAQMYLRAQMLIFTPATTVAAVQSDIPVVSSSSSSSCQSAATQVQNLTLRSQKLGVLSSSQNGPPKSSSQTQSLSLCPNKPVTISKGSQPDPSESNRKGESPTPECRSTPVTRTSSIHHLITPASYSPLQPHSLVKHQQIPLHSPPPKISHHQLILQQQQQVQPIALQTPSGQEPPPSQHCLPLPSHGLPPAPSSVPSHCSPIHIHPPPLTLSPSPSQSAQQSVVVSPPPSHSPSQSPTIIIHPQALIQSQANSLVPAALQPEPAAPPPAPSTPVRPVAQPLNLPPHLPLPPSPAVHIGAVEQPGLVSPGQQLVPSTPHQQYPALQSAPIPLAAPPQLSASSTQIQPLPLQSVQSLQVQPEILSQGQVLVQNTLVSEEELPAAEALVQLPFQTLPPPQTVAVNLQVQPSVPIETPVIYQVENVCEEEMPEDSDCVHMARTPTPPTLSPPAITLGNGEALNSDDPLSEHGGLPSVTSSVSASVIKSPSDPSHASIPPPPLLLPAATTRSNSTSMPNSIPSLENKPPQAIVKPQILTHVIEGFVIQEGLEPFPVSRSSLLVEQPAEKRLLVEGQIMSVVCVESDLQNTKHADNSSDTEIEDMIAEEGLDEIENELLKCEFCGKMGYPNKFLRSKRFCSTSCAKRHSLSCTKKFGLFTSDKTSRWNRKSDSQSLGRRGRRPSGPEGASREHFLRQLPITYPSAEEELAPHEDAVPTAMTTRLRRQSERERERELRELRIRKMPESIDLLPVVQTDPSVWTVDEVWAFIHSLPGCQDIADEFRAQEIDGQALLLLKEDHLMSAMNIKLGPALKICARINSLKES, translated from the exons ATGGAGAATGAACCAAACACAACAACATGTTCTGCACCTACAACGACTGTCGccaccacctccacctcccGGACTGCGCTCCCACAGATCTCCGTCTACAGCGGCTCCGACAGACATGCTGTCCAG GCAAGCCTGTCAGGTGGGAGGCAATGTACTTCCCCCCCTGGGAGTGTCACTCAGCAGTCAAGCATGTCGCAGACCTCG ATAATAAGCCGTTCTCAGACCTCcaacaccaccagcagcagcatcacccaGCAGACGATGTTGCTGGGCAGCACCTCTCCCACCCTGAGTGCAAGCCAGGCTCAAATGTACCTACGAGCTCAGATG CTTATTTTTACTCCTGCGACCACTGTGGCTGCTGTCCAGTCTGACATTCCTGTTGTCTCATCATCCTCCTCATCTTCCTGTCAGTCTGCAGCTACTCAG GTTCAGAACTTGACGTTGCGCAGTCAGAAGCTGGGTGTGCTGTCAAGTTCCCAGAATGGCCCACCAAAGAGCAGCAGTCAAACCCAGTCATTGTCCCTGTGCCCGAATAAACCTGTCACCATTTCCAAGGGCAGCCAACCAGATCCCTCAGAAAGCAATAGGAAAGGCGAGAGCCCAACCCCGGAGTGCCGGAGCACGCCGGTCACACGGACATCCAGCATACACCACTTAATAACACCAG CTTCATATTCTCCATTGCAACCTCATTCTCTAGTAAAGCATCAGCAGATCCCACTTCATTCACCACCTCCAAAGATTTCCCATCATCAGCTGAtattgcagcagcagcagcaagtccaGCCGATCGCACTCCAGACTCCTTCGGGCCAGGAGCCGCCTCCATCCCAGCACTGTCTGCCCCTCCCGAGCCACGGGCTTCCTCCggctcccagcagtgtcccGTCCCACTGCTCGCCGATCCACATCCATCCTCCGCCTCTGACGCTctctcccagcccatcccagtcagcGCAGCAGTCGGTGGTGGTGTCCCCTCCGCCGTCGCACTCCCCGAGTCAGTCCCCCACCATAATTATTCACCCCCAAGCCCTTATCCAGTCCCAGGCGAACTCCCTGGTGCCGGCGGCGCTGCAGCCGGAGCCGGCGGCTCCTCCGCCCGCTCCCAGCACCCCGGTGCGCCCGGTGGCGCAGCCGCTCAACCTCCCGCCGCAcctcccgctgccgccctcgcCCGCCGTGCACATCGGGGCGGTGGAGCAGCCCGGCCTGGTGTCCCCGGGACAGCAGCTCGTGCCCTCCACGCCACACCAGCAATATCCCGCCCTGCAGTCCGCTCCCATCCCTCtggctgctcctccccagctctcgGCATCGTCCACCCAGATTCAGCCGCTGCCCTTGCAGTCTGTGCAGTCTTTACAAGTGCAGCCTGAAATTCTGTCCCAGGGGCAGGTTTTGGTTCAAAACACTTTGGTTTCTGAGGAAGAACTTCCTGCTGCAGAAGCTCTGGTCCAGCTGCCATTTCAAACTCTTCCACCACCACAGACTGTCGCAGTAAATCTGCAGGTCCAGCCATCGGTTCCCATTGAAACTCCAGTG ATTTACCAAGTGGAGAATGTGTGTGAAGAAGAGATGCCCGAGGACTCGGATTGTGTGCACATGGCGAGGACACCTACACCACCCACCTTGTCTCCACCAGCCATAACCTTGGGGAATGGAGAGGCCCTTAATTCAGATGATCCTTTGTCAG AACATGGGGGACTGCCTTCAGTGACATCATCAGTCAGTGCCTCAGTAATTAAATCTCCATCTGATCCTTCACATGCCTCTATTCCACCACCACCTCTTTTGCTTCCAGCAGCAACAACAAGGAGCAACAGCACCTCAATGCCCAACAGCATTCCTAGCCTAGAAAATAAACCTCCACAGGCTATTGTTAAACCCCAGATCCTGACCCATGTCATCGAAGGCTTTGTGATTCAGGAGGGGTTGGAGCCATTCCCT GTCAGTCGTTCATCTTTGCTGGTGGAACAGCCTGCAGAAAAAAGGTTGCTGGTGGAGGGTCAGATCATGAGTGTTGTGTGTGTGGAGTCAGACTTGCAGAACACGAAACATGCAGACAACTCATCGGACACAGAGATCGAGGATATGATTGCAGaag AGGGACTGGATGAAATCGAAAATGAACTTCTGAAGTGTGAATTTTGTGGGAAAATGGGATATCCCAATAAGTTTCTACGATCAAAAAGATTCTGCTCCACATCCTGTGCCAAAAG GCACAGCCTTAGTTgcactaagaaatttgggctgTTTACATCAGACAAGACCAGTCGTTGGAATCGGAAGTCAGATAGCCAAAGTCTTGGGCGACGCGGGCGTCGGCCGAGCGGCCCTGAGGGGGCGTCACGAGAGCATTTTCTTAGACAG CTTCCAATTACTTATCCATCTGCAGAAGAGGAGCTGGCTCCTCACGAAGACGCTGTTCCAACGGCCATGACCACGCGGCTGCGGAGGCAGAGTGAGAGGGAGAGGGAAcgggagctgagggagctgaggatCCGGAAAATGCCAGAGAGCATCGACCTGTTGCCAGTGGTGCAAACTGACCCCTCAGTGTGGACTGTGGATGAAGTTTGGGCCTTTATCCATTCTTTGCCTG GTTGTCAAGATATTGCAGATGAATTTAGAGCACAAGAAATTGATGGACAAGCTCTCCTTTTGTTGAAGGAGGATCACCTAATGAGTGCAATGAATATTAAGCTTGGACCTGCATTGAAAATCTGTGCACGTATCAATTCCTTGAAGGAATCCTAG
- the PHC3 gene encoding polyhomeotic-like protein 3 isoform X2 — MENEPNTTTCSAPTTTVATTSTSRTALPQISVYSGSDRHAVQVIQQALHRPPSSAAQYLQQMYAAQQQHLMLQTAALQQQHLSSTQFQSLATVPQASLSGGRQCTSPPGSVTQQSSMSQTSIISRSQTSNTTSSSITQQTMLLGSTSPTLSASQAQMYLRAQMLIFTPATTVAAVQSDIPVVSSSSSSSCQSAATQVQNLTLRSQKLGVLSSSQNGPPKSSSQTQSLSLCPNKPVTISKGSQPDPSESNRKGESPTPECRSTPVTRTSSIHHLITPASYSPLQPHSLVKHQQIPLHSPPPKISHHQLILQQQQQVQPIALQTPSGQEPPPSQHCLPLPSHGLPPAPSSVPSHCSPIHIHPPPLTLSPSPSQSAQQSVVVSPPPSHSPSQSPTIIIHPQALIQSQANSLVPAALQPEPAAPPPAPSTPVRPVAQPLNLPPHLPLPPSPAVHIGAVEQPGLVSPGQQLVPSTPHQQYPALQSAPIPLAAPPQLSASSTQIQPLPLQSVQSLQVQPEILSQGQVLVQNTLVSEEELPAAEALVQLPFQTLPPPQTVAVNLQVQPSVPIETPVIYQVENVCEEEMPEDSDCVHMARTPTPPTLSPPAITLGNGEALNSDDPLSEHGGLPSVTSSVSASVIKSPSDPSHASIPPPPLLLPAATTRSNSTSMPNSIPSLENKPPQAIVKPQILTHVIEGFVIQEGLEPFPVSRSSLLVEQPAEKRLLVEGQIMSVVCVESDLQNTKHADNSSDTEIEDMIAEEGLDEIENELLKCEFCGKMGYPNKFLRSKRFCSTSCAKRHSLSCTKKFGLFTSDKTSRWNRKSDSQSLGRRGRRPSGPEGASREHFLRQLPITYPSAEEELAPHEDAVPTAMTTRLRRQSERERERELRELRIRKMPESIDLLPVVQTDPSVWTVDEVWAFIHSLPGCQDIADEFRAQEIDGQALLLLKEDHLMSAMNIKLGPALKICARINSLKES, encoded by the exons ATGGAGAATGAACCAAACACAACAACATGTTCTGCACCTACAACGACTGTCGccaccacctccacctcccGGACTGCGCTCCCACAGATCTCCGTCTACAGCGGCTCCGACAGACATGCTGTCCAG GTTATTCAGCAGGCCTTGCATCGTCCTCCTAGCTCAGCTGCTCAGTACCTCCAGCAGATGTATGCAGCCCAACAGCAGCATCTAATGCTGCagactgctgctctgcagcagcagcacttaaGCAGTACCCAATTTCAGAGTCTGGCAACTGTTCCACAG GCAAGCCTGTCAGGTGGGAGGCAATGTACTTCCCCCCCTGGGAGTGTCACTCAGCAGTCAAGCATGTCGCAGACCTCG ATAATAAGCCGTTCTCAGACCTCcaacaccaccagcagcagcatcacccaGCAGACGATGTTGCTGGGCAGCACCTCTCCCACCCTGAGTGCAAGCCAGGCTCAAATGTACCTACGAGCTCAGATG CTTATTTTTACTCCTGCGACCACTGTGGCTGCTGTCCAGTCTGACATTCCTGTTGTCTCATCATCCTCCTCATCTTCCTGTCAGTCTGCAGCTACTCAG GTTCAGAACTTGACGTTGCGCAGTCAGAAGCTGGGTGTGCTGTCAAGTTCCCAGAATGGCCCACCAAAGAGCAGCAGTCAAACCCAGTCATTGTCCCTGTGCCCGAATAAACCTGTCACCATTTCCAAGGGCAGCCAACCAGATCCCTCAGAAAGCAATAGGAAAGGCGAGAGCCCAACCCCGGAGTGCCGGAGCACGCCGGTCACACGGACATCCAGCATACACCACTTAATAACACCAG CTTCATATTCTCCATTGCAACCTCATTCTCTAGTAAAGCATCAGCAGATCCCACTTCATTCACCACCTCCAAAGATTTCCCATCATCAGCTGAtattgcagcagcagcagcaagtccaGCCGATCGCACTCCAGACTCCTTCGGGCCAGGAGCCGCCTCCATCCCAGCACTGTCTGCCCCTCCCGAGCCACGGGCTTCCTCCggctcccagcagtgtcccGTCCCACTGCTCGCCGATCCACATCCATCCTCCGCCTCTGACGCTctctcccagcccatcccagtcagcGCAGCAGTCGGTGGTGGTGTCCCCTCCGCCGTCGCACTCCCCGAGTCAGTCCCCCACCATAATTATTCACCCCCAAGCCCTTATCCAGTCCCAGGCGAACTCCCTGGTGCCGGCGGCGCTGCAGCCGGAGCCGGCGGCTCCTCCGCCCGCTCCCAGCACCCCGGTGCGCCCGGTGGCGCAGCCGCTCAACCTCCCGCCGCAcctcccgctgccgccctcgcCCGCCGTGCACATCGGGGCGGTGGAGCAGCCCGGCCTGGTGTCCCCGGGACAGCAGCTCGTGCCCTCCACGCCACACCAGCAATATCCCGCCCTGCAGTCCGCTCCCATCCCTCtggctgctcctccccagctctcgGCATCGTCCACCCAGATTCAGCCGCTGCCCTTGCAGTCTGTGCAGTCTTTACAAGTGCAGCCTGAAATTCTGTCCCAGGGGCAGGTTTTGGTTCAAAACACTTTGGTTTCTGAGGAAGAACTTCCTGCTGCAGAAGCTCTGGTCCAGCTGCCATTTCAAACTCTTCCACCACCACAGACTGTCGCAGTAAATCTGCAGGTCCAGCCATCGGTTCCCATTGAAACTCCAGTG ATTTACCAAGTGGAGAATGTGTGTGAAGAAGAGATGCCCGAGGACTCGGATTGTGTGCACATGGCGAGGACACCTACACCACCCACCTTGTCTCCACCAGCCATAACCTTGGGGAATGGAGAGGCCCTTAATTCAGATGATCCTTTGTCAG AACATGGGGGACTGCCTTCAGTGACATCATCAGTCAGTGCCTCAGTAATTAAATCTCCATCTGATCCTTCACATGCCTCTATTCCACCACCACCTCTTTTGCTTCCAGCAGCAACAACAAGGAGCAACAGCACCTCAATGCCCAACAGCATTCCTAGCCTAGAAAATAAACCTCCACAGGCTATTGTTAAACCCCAGATCCTGACCCATGTCATCGAAGGCTTTGTGATTCAGGAGGGGTTGGAGCCATTCCCT GTCAGTCGTTCATCTTTGCTGGTGGAACAGCCTGCAGAAAAAAGGTTGCTGGTGGAGGGTCAGATCATGAGTGTTGTGTGTGTGGAGTCAGACTTGCAGAACACGAAACATGCAGACAACTCATCGGACACAGAGATCGAGGATATGATTGCAGaag AGGGACTGGATGAAATCGAAAATGAACTTCTGAAGTGTGAATTTTGTGGGAAAATGGGATATCCCAATAAGTTTCTACGATCAAAAAGATTCTGCTCCACATCCTGTGCCAAAAG GCACAGCCTTAGTTgcactaagaaatttgggctgTTTACATCAGACAAGACCAGTCGTTGGAATCGGAAGTCAGATAGCCAAAGTCTTGGGCGACGCGGGCGTCGGCCGAGCGGCCCTGAGGGGGCGTCACGAGAGCATTTTCTTAGACAG CTTCCAATTACTTATCCATCTGCAGAAGAGGAGCTGGCTCCTCACGAAGACGCTGTTCCAACGGCCATGACCACGCGGCTGCGGAGGCAGAGTGAGAGGGAGAGGGAAcgggagctgagggagctgaggatCCGGAAAATGCCAGAGAGCATCGACCTGTTGCCAGTGGTGCAAACTGACCCCTCAGTGTGGACTGTGGATGAAGTTTGGGCCTTTATCCATTCTTTGCCTG GTTGTCAAGATATTGCAGATGAATTTAGAGCACAAGAAATTGATGGACAAGCTCTCCTTTTGTTGAAGGAGGATCACCTAATGAGTGCAATGAATATTAAGCTTGGACCTGCATTGAAAATCTGTGCACGTATCAATTCCTTGAAGGAATCCTAG